In Dendropsophus ebraccatus isolate aDenEbr1 chromosome 14, aDenEbr1.pat, whole genome shotgun sequence, the following proteins share a genomic window:
- the SMARCE1 gene encoding SWI/SNF-related matrix-associated actin-dependent regulator of chromatin subfamily E member 1 isoform X1 — MSKRPSYAPPPAPAPTTQMPSTPGFVGYNPYSHLAYNNYRLGGNPGSNSRVTASSGITIPKPPKPPDKPLMPYMRYSRKVWDQVKASNPDLKLWEIGKIIGGMWRDLTDEEKQEYLNEYEAEKIEYNESMKTYHNSPAYLAYINAKSRAEAALEEESRQRQSRLDKGEPYMSIQPAEDPDDYDDGFSMKHTAAARFQRNHRLISEILSESVVPDVRSVVTTARMQVLKRQVQSLMVHQRKLEAELLQIEDRHQEKKRKFLESTEAFNNELKRLCSLKVEVDMDKIAAEIAQAEEQARKRQEEREKEAAEQAERNQNAAAAAAAAAAAAAEEEQEAVKTEEKNGEEEVPMETEDTPSLPPPEETSESQQNGEEGTSTPEDKESGQEAVDSTLDEGTSDSNTGSESNSGTVEEPTTDQVTEEADQKD; from the exons ATGTCGA AGCGACCGTCATATGCTCCGCCGCCTGCCCCGGCACCCACCACA CAAATGCCCAGCACACCAGGGTTTGTGGGATACAATCCATACAGTCATCTTGCCTACAACAACTACAGGCTGGGAGGGAACCCAGGCAGCAACAGCAGGGTAACG GCTTCATCTGGGATCACAATCCCAAAGCCCCCGAAGCCTCCAGATAAGCCACTTATGCCATACATGAGGTACAGCAGGAAG GTCTGGGACCAAGTGAAGGCTTCCAACCCTGACCTTAAGTTGTGGGAGATTGGCAAGATCATTGGTGGGATGTGGCGTGACCTAACCGATGAGGAGAAGCAAGAGTACTTGAACGAATATGAAGCTGAAAAG ATTGAGTACAATGAGTCTATGAAGACGTACCACAACTCTCCTGCTTATCTCGCTTACATCAATGCCAAGAGCAGAGCTGAAGCGGCCCTGGAAGAAGAAAGCCGCCAGCGCCAGTCCCGCCTTGATAAGGGAGAGCCGTACATGAGCATCCAGCCAGCGGAGGATCCTGACG ACTACGATGACGGTTTTTCCATGAAGCATACCGCAGCAGCCCGTTTCCAGAGGAATCACCGCTTGATTAGTGAGATCTTAAGTGAGAGCGTAGTCCCGGACGTGAGATCTGTGGTGACCACAGCCAGAATGCAGGTCCTGAAAAGACAGGTCCAGTCTCTTATGGTTCATCAG CGCAAACTGGAGGCCGAGCTGTTACAGATTGAAGATCGTCAtcaggagaagaagaggaagtTCTTAGAAAGTACTGAAGCCTTCAACAACGAGCTTAAGCGG CTGTGCAGCCTGAAGGTGGAGGTCGACATGGATAAAATTGCAGCAGAAATAGCTCAAGCAGAAGAACAGGCTCGCAAACGGCAGGAAGAACGAGAGAAGGAAGCGGCAGAACAAGCTGAACGCAACCAAAACGCAGCagccgctgctgctgccgccgctgcaGCCGCAGCTGAGGAGGAGCAGGAAGCAGTAAAGACCGAAGAAAAGAATGGTGAGGAGGAGGTGCCAATGGAGACAG AGGACACCCCTTCTTTGCCACCCCCAGAAGAAACCAGTGAGAGCCAGCAGAACGGAGAGGAGGGAACTTCTACCCCTGAGGACAAGGAGAGTGGGCAAGAAGCAGTGGATAGTACCCTGGATGAAGGAACAAGTGACAGCAACACTGGGTCCGAGAGCAACAGTGGAACAGTGGAGGAACCCACTACAGATCAAGTAACAGAGGAAGCCGACCAGAAGGATTGA
- the SMARCE1 gene encoding SWI/SNF-related matrix-associated actin-dependent regulator of chromatin subfamily E member 1 isoform X2, giving the protein MSKRPSYAPPPAPAPTTQMPSTPGFVGYNPYSHLAYNNYRLGGNPGSNSRASSGITIPKPPKPPDKPLMPYMRYSRKVWDQVKASNPDLKLWEIGKIIGGMWRDLTDEEKQEYLNEYEAEKIEYNESMKTYHNSPAYLAYINAKSRAEAALEEESRQRQSRLDKGEPYMSIQPAEDPDDYDDGFSMKHTAAARFQRNHRLISEILSESVVPDVRSVVTTARMQVLKRQVQSLMVHQRKLEAELLQIEDRHQEKKRKFLESTEAFNNELKRLCSLKVEVDMDKIAAEIAQAEEQARKRQEEREKEAAEQAERNQNAAAAAAAAAAAAAEEEQEAVKTEEKNGEEEVPMETEDTPSLPPPEETSESQQNGEEGTSTPEDKESGQEAVDSTLDEGTSDSNTGSESNSGTVEEPTTDQVTEEADQKD; this is encoded by the exons ATGTCGA AGCGACCGTCATATGCTCCGCCGCCTGCCCCGGCACCCACCACA CAAATGCCCAGCACACCAGGGTTTGTGGGATACAATCCATACAGTCATCTTGCCTACAACAACTACAGGCTGGGAGGGAACCCAGGCAGCAACAGCAGG GCTTCATCTGGGATCACAATCCCAAAGCCCCCGAAGCCTCCAGATAAGCCACTTATGCCATACATGAGGTACAGCAGGAAG GTCTGGGACCAAGTGAAGGCTTCCAACCCTGACCTTAAGTTGTGGGAGATTGGCAAGATCATTGGTGGGATGTGGCGTGACCTAACCGATGAGGAGAAGCAAGAGTACTTGAACGAATATGAAGCTGAAAAG ATTGAGTACAATGAGTCTATGAAGACGTACCACAACTCTCCTGCTTATCTCGCTTACATCAATGCCAAGAGCAGAGCTGAAGCGGCCCTGGAAGAAGAAAGCCGCCAGCGCCAGTCCCGCCTTGATAAGGGAGAGCCGTACATGAGCATCCAGCCAGCGGAGGATCCTGACG ACTACGATGACGGTTTTTCCATGAAGCATACCGCAGCAGCCCGTTTCCAGAGGAATCACCGCTTGATTAGTGAGATCTTAAGTGAGAGCGTAGTCCCGGACGTGAGATCTGTGGTGACCACAGCCAGAATGCAGGTCCTGAAAAGACAGGTCCAGTCTCTTATGGTTCATCAG CGCAAACTGGAGGCCGAGCTGTTACAGATTGAAGATCGTCAtcaggagaagaagaggaagtTCTTAGAAAGTACTGAAGCCTTCAACAACGAGCTTAAGCGG CTGTGCAGCCTGAAGGTGGAGGTCGACATGGATAAAATTGCAGCAGAAATAGCTCAAGCAGAAGAACAGGCTCGCAAACGGCAGGAAGAACGAGAGAAGGAAGCGGCAGAACAAGCTGAACGCAACCAAAACGCAGCagccgctgctgctgccgccgctgcaGCCGCAGCTGAGGAGGAGCAGGAAGCAGTAAAGACCGAAGAAAAGAATGGTGAGGAGGAGGTGCCAATGGAGACAG AGGACACCCCTTCTTTGCCACCCCCAGAAGAAACCAGTGAGAGCCAGCAGAACGGAGAGGAGGGAACTTCTACCCCTGAGGACAAGGAGAGTGGGCAAGAAGCAGTGGATAGTACCCTGGATGAAGGAACAAGTGACAGCAACACTGGGTCCGAGAGCAACAGTGGAACAGTGGAGGAACCCACTACAGATCAAGTAACAGAGGAAGCCGACCAGAAGGATTGA